In the genome of Oncorhynchus clarkii lewisi isolate Uvic-CL-2024 chromosome 22, UVic_Ocla_1.0, whole genome shotgun sequence, one region contains:
- the LOC139380813 gene encoding helix-loop-helix protein 2-like, with translation MMLSPDQPDVDLPWGQPDTETLLNSIKMECAPLPAEPAEGEGKARSLSIPSLSREEKRRRRRATAKYRSAHATRERIRVEAFNVGFAELRKLLPTLPPDKKLSKIEILRLAICYITYLNHVLDV, from the coding sequence ATGATGCTGAGTCCTGACCAGCCAGACGTTGACCTGCCCTGGGGGCAGCCCGACACAGAGACCCTGCTGAACAGCATCAAGATGGAGTGCGCCCCCCTGCCCGCGGAGCCCGCAGAGGGCGAAGGCAAGGCGCGCTCTCTGTCCATTCCTTCCCTCagcagggaggagaagaggaggcggAGGCGCGCTACAGCCAAGTACCGGTCCGCGCACGCAACAAGAGAGCGCATTCGCGTCGAGGCTTTCAACGTTGGGTTCGCCGAGCTGAGGAAGCTTCTCCCGACACTTCCGCCAGACAAGAAGCTGTCCAAGATTGAGATCCTCCGGCTCGCAATCTGCTACATCACCTACCTCAACCATGTGCTGGATGTGTAG